A window from Plasmodium gaboni strain SY75 chromosome 9, whole genome shotgun sequence encodes these proteins:
- a CDS encoding hypothetical protein (conserved Plasmodium protein, unknown function), producing MNILRNYVKKKYIRTKYRLGVIDRRYKLFSSGIPLVLLMSLTISIGTFLIDFQYMIRNKREQNINIRENKLAEEKNKLLKILSDYDCNNYENIPIKKE from the coding sequence atgaacatattaagaaattatgttaagaagaaatatataagaacTAAATATAGACTAGGTGTTATTGATAgaagatataaattattttcttctgGTATTCCATTAGTTTTGTTAATGTCCTTAACAATAAGTATAGGGACCTTTTTAATAGATTTTCAATATATGATTAGAAATAAAAGAGAAcaaaacataaatataagagaaaataaattagctgaggaaaaaaataaattattaaaaatattgagTGATTATGATTGTAAcaattatgaaaatatacctataaaaaaagaatag